In Thermus aquaticus, the sequence AGGCGATGTGGGTCACGGTGATCTGGGTGTAGCGCCTGGGGTGGGTCTCCGCCCGCACCCCCTCCACCTCCACCCGGTAGCGGGCCAGGGGCTGCTTCTTCTTCTTCATGATGTCCACCACGTCGTAGGCGGTGCAGGCCCCCAGGGCCATGAGGAGGAGCTCCATGGGGCGGGGCCCGGTGGCGGGCTGGTCCCCGTCAATCATGACCTTGTCCCCCTGCTCGTTCACCCCCAGGAAGCGGTGCCCCACCAGGTTGTAGACCACGACCCTCTTCGTCATGGGCCGGATTTTACCAGGCTCTCACCGTGCCCGCTAGAATGGGCGTAGATGCGCTGGTTGTTCTTGGCCTGGATATGGAGCTGGGCCC encodes:
- a CDS encoding OsmC family protein, which gives rise to MTKRVVVYNLVGHRFLGVNEQGDKVMIDGDQPATGPRPMELLLMALGACTAYDVVDIMKKKKQPLARYRVEVEGVRAETHPRRYTQITVTHIASGPGVTLEALERAVHLSHTKYCSVSANLNAEITTRVILEPWEEEA